Proteins found in one Amblyraja radiata isolate CabotCenter1 chromosome 15, sAmbRad1.1.pri, whole genome shotgun sequence genomic segment:
- the LOC116981522 gene encoding gastrula zinc finger protein XlCGF57.1-like, producing MWEEVHSAEKQPQIQTGKEPISGSDCGKELTQSSELIEHQQDREPECPRSSELLNHQPDREQECTQSSELFKEQLDSEQECTRSSELFEEQLDSEQECTQSSELFEEQLDSEQDFTQSSELFEEQLDSEQDFTRSSELLDHQLDYEQDFTRSSELFGHQLDYEQDFTPSSELLNHQQIHNQARPFICSDCGKTFTRPSNLRTHQRIHTGERPYRCTECGKGFTRSSELLVHQQIHTGERSFTCSECGKGFFRSSGLLMHQRIHTGERPFGCSECGKGFIRSSELLVHQRIHTGEKPFTCAECGKGFVQSSQLLKHQRVHAGERPFICSECGKGFAHSSHLTLHQQVHTGQRLFSCSVCAEGFARSSELMIHQQIHTAERPFICSECGKSFVQSSQLLKHQCAQSDEKPFTCSVCGKGFSYLSNLTLHQQTHTGERPFICSECGKKFTQSSSLVRHQRVHVGEKPFSCAECGKRFIQSSSLVRHQQIHTGERPFSCCECGKRFTQSSSVVRHQQIHTGERPFTCFECGKKFTRSSNLVRHHQIHTGTNPTSCKVCGKRFVHLSSLMIHQQLHVRDGPDHLF from the coding sequence CACTCGGCTGAGAAACAGCCGCAAATTCAGACTGGGAAAGAGCCGATCTCTGGCTCTGACTGTGGGAAGGAATTAACTCAGTCGTCGGAGTTGATCGAACACCAACAAGACCGCGAGCCGGAATGCCCTCGCTCATCGGAGCTCCTGAACCATCAGCCAGACCGTGAGCAGGAATGCACTCAGTCATCAGAGTTGTTCAAAGAACAGCTAGATAGTGAGCAGGAATGCACTCGGTCATCAGAGTTGTTCGAAGAACAGCTAGACAGTGAGCAGGAATGCACCCAGTCATCAGAGTTGTTCGAAGAACAGCTAGACAGTGAGCAGGATTTCACTCAGTCATCGGAGTTGTTTGAAGAACAGCTAGACAGTGAGCAGGATTTCACTCGGTCATCGGAGTTGTTGGACCATCAGCTGGACTATGAGCAGGATTTCACTCGGTCATCGGAGTTGTTCGGACACCAGCTAGACTATGAGCAGGATTTCACTCCGTCATCAGAGTTGTTGAACCACCAGCAAATTCATAACCAGGCGAGGCCCTTCATTTGCTCTGACTGTGGGAAGACATTCACTCGGCCTTCCAACCTGAGAACACACCAACGGATTCACACTGGTGAGAGGCCGTACAGGTGCACtgaatgtgggaagggattcactcgATCGTCTGAGCTGCTGGTACACCAGCAGATCCATACTGGGGAGAGGTCATTCACCTGCTCTGAGTGCGGGAAGGGATTCTTTCGGTCATCTGGGCTGTTGATGCACCAGCGTattcacactggggagaggccaTTCGGTTGCTCCGAGTGTGGGAAGGGCTTCATTCGGTCGTCTGAGCTGCTGGTCCATCAGCGAATTCACACTGGCGAGAAGCCATTCACCTGCgctgagtgtgggaagggatttgttCAGTCGTCCCAGTTACTAAAACACCAGCGGGTTCATGCTGGGGAGAGGCCTTTCATCTGCTCCGAGTGTGGAAAAGGATTCGCTCATTCATCCCATCTGACCTTGCACCAGCAGGTTCACACTGGGCAGAGGTTGTTCAGCTGCTCTGTGTGTGCGGAGGGATTTGCTCGGTCATCTGAGTTGATGATACACCAGCAAATTCACACTGCTGAGAGGCCGTTCATCTGCTCCGAGTGCGGGAAGAGCTTTGTTCAATCATCCCAGTTACTGAAACACCAGTGCGCTCAAAGTGACGAGAAGCCTTTCACCTGCTCTGTGTGTGGGAAAGGATTCAGTTATTTGTCCAACCTGACCTTGCACCAGCAAACCcacactggggagaggccgttcatctgctctgagtgtgggaagaaatttaCTCAGTCATCTAGCCTGGTGAGGCACCAGCGAGTTCACGTTGGGGAGAAGCCATTCTCCTGCGCCGAGTGCGGGAAGAGGTTCATTCAGTCGTCCAGCCTGGTAAGGCACCAGCAAATTCACACGGGCGAGAGGCCGTTCTCCTGCTGTGAGTGTGGGAAGAGGTTCACTCAGTCATCGAGCGTGGTGAGGCACCAGCAAATTCACACGggcgagaggccgttcacctgctttgAATGCGGGAAGAAGTTCACTCGGTCGTCCAACCTGGTAAGACACCACCAAATTCACACCGGGACGAATCCAACCTCCTGTAAAGTGTGTGGGAAGAGGTTTGTGCACTTATCCAGCCTGATGATACATCAGCAACTTCATGTTAGAGACGGGCCTGATCACCTGTTTTGA